One window of Sphingobacteriales bacterium genomic DNA carries:
- the pdhA gene encoding pyruvate dehydrogenase (acetyl-transferring) E1 component subunit alpha encodes MTPNFSTPVTEFTKDTYLYWYELMLLLRRFEEKAGTLYGQQKIRGFCHLYIGQEAVAAGITTATRQIDPIITAYRDHGLAMAKGISADACMAELYAKATGCAKGKGGSMHFFSKEHYFFGGHGIVGAQIPLGAGIAFAEKYRNTDNVCITLFGDGAARQGALHETFNMAMLWKLPVVFICENNNYAMGTSVERSSNVADMSKLGLGYDMPSFNVDGMSCEAVHNAVYEAAEFARKGNGPTFLNIQTYRYRGHSMSDPGKYRTREEVDQYKKIDPIKVVYDHILENGYETEAYLEKIEEKINEIVNKSVEFAEHSDYPDDSELFTDVYLQPDYPFIRH; translated from the coding sequence ATGACTCCAAACTTTTCGACACCTGTTACCGAATTTACCAAAGATACCTACTTGTATTGGTATGAACTTATGCTGTTACTCAGACGGTTCGAAGAAAAAGCGGGTACTTTGTATGGACAACAAAAAATCAGGGGATTCTGCCATTTGTATATTGGCCAGGAAGCGGTTGCTGCCGGAATAACAACAGCAACCCGACAAATTGATCCGATTATTACAGCATACCGCGATCATGGATTGGCAATGGCAAAAGGTATTTCTGCAGATGCATGTATGGCTGAGTTATATGCCAAAGCGACCGGATGCGCCAAAGGAAAAGGCGGTTCGATGCACTTTTTTTCAAAAGAACATTATTTTTTTGGTGGACATGGTATTGTAGGCGCTCAAATTCCGCTTGGTGCGGGTATAGCATTTGCCGAAAAATATAGGAATACTGATAATGTTTGCATTACTCTGTTTGGAGACGGGGCTGCAAGACAAGGTGCATTACACGAAACTTTTAACATGGCCATGCTCTGGAAATTACCGGTAGTATTTATTTGTGAAAACAATAATTACGCTATGGGAACATCTGTCGAACGGTCGAGCAATGTGGCAGATATGAGCAAACTCGGTTTGGGATACGATATGCCTTCTTTTAATGTTGATGGAATGAGTTGTGAGGCAGTTCACAATGCTGTTTATGAAGCCGCTGAATTTGCCCGCAAAGGAAACGGTCCGACTTTCTTAAACATTCAAACTTACAGGTATCGAGGTCATTCTATGTCTGACCCGGGGAAATACAGAACAAGAGAAGAAGTTGACCAATACAAAAAAATTGACCCAATCAAAGTAGTTTATGACCATATTCTTGAAAATGGGTATGAAACTGAAGCTTATCTCGAAAAAATCGAAGAAAAAATAAATGAAATAGTCAACAAATCGGTTGAGTTTGCTGAACATTCGGATTATCCGGACGATAGCGAACTTTTCACCGATGTTTACCTGCAACCAGATTATCCGTTCATCCGGCATTAA
- a CDS encoding SDR family oxidoreductase — translation MQPYLREHYFYQMEKTVIITGGNDGIGFSTAKALAAKNWHVIIICRNEIKAKEAVELIHKETGNQKIEYALCDLSKQSSIKDVVFKIRTMVEKIDVLINNAGGTFSDFKLTEDGIEQTIALNHFAYHILTVQLLDLIKKAGNGRIINVSSGSHYRASLDFESFTKNKGYFILSAYAQSKLCNVLFTFELAERLKDTKITVNCLHPGRVKTDIGTKKTMNAIHAIVWKLLVSAMGITVEEGAKTSVFLAESPEVSNITGHYFDKCKVRKPDSRAFNEDLRKQLWEITEKLIHRFD, via the coding sequence TACGAGAGCATTATTTTTACCAAATGGAAAAAACAGTCATCATTACAGGAGGCAACGATGGAATAGGATTTTCAACTGCTAAGGCATTAGCAGCCAAAAACTGGCATGTAATTATAATATGCCGTAATGAAATAAAAGCTAAAGAGGCGGTTGAACTCATACACAAAGAAACCGGAAATCAAAAAATTGAATATGCTTTATGTGACCTCTCCAAACAATCATCAATCAAGGATGTAGTCTTTAAAATAAGGACAATGGTTGAGAAAATTGATGTTTTAATCAACAATGCCGGAGGCACGTTTTCAGACTTTAAACTGACCGAAGATGGAATTGAACAAACCATAGCCCTCAATCATTTTGCATATCATATTTTAACTGTTCAGCTTCTCGATTTGATAAAAAAAGCCGGTAACGGACGGATTATTAATGTGTCTTCCGGTTCACATTATCGCGCTTCCCTTGATTTTGAAAGTTTTACAAAAAACAAAGGTTATTTTATTTTGAGCGCTTATGCACAAAGCAAATTGTGTAATGTGTTGTTTACTTTTGAGCTTGCCGAACGATTAAAAGACACAAAAATCACCGTGAATTGTCTTCATCCCGGAAGGGTAAAAACAGATATAGGCACCAAAAAAACGATGAACGCTATTCATGCTATTGTTTGGAAACTCTTAGTTTCAGCTATGGGTATTACTGTCGAAGAAGGAGCTAAAACAAGTGTTTTTTTAGCAGAATCTCCTGAAGTTTCAAATATCACGGGACATTACTTCGACAAATGCAAGGTGAGAAAACCGGATTCAAGGGCATTTAATGAGGACCTAAGGAAACAATTATGGGAAATCACCGAAAAATTGATTCATCGTTTTGATTAA
- a CDS encoding 6,7-dimethyl-8-ribityllumazine synthase — MPALLKSLSSYDASKIPDASGFSFGIVVSEYNELITGALYRGCIETLLTHGAQEENILISHVPGAFELPLGAQFLLENNDLNAVICLGCVITGETKHDEYISHSVADAIMNLGLNYNLPVIFGVLTPQNLQQAKARSGGEHGNKGVEAAVTAIKMAYLKNNS; from the coding sequence ATGCCTGCTTTATTAAAATCACTTTCGAGTTATGATGCTTCTAAAATACCGGATGCTTCCGGATTTTCATTTGGCATTGTGGTTTCTGAATATAATGAGCTTATCACCGGTGCTTTGTATAGAGGTTGTATAGAAACACTATTAACACATGGCGCTCAGGAAGAAAATATTCTAATAAGCCATGTTCCGGGCGCATTTGAATTGCCTTTAGGCGCACAGTTTTTGCTTGAAAACAATGATTTAAATGCGGTCATTTGTTTAGGTTGTGTAATCACCGGAGAAACCAAACACGATGAGTATATCAGTCATTCCGTTGCAGATGCAATCATGAACCTGGGCTTGAATTATAATCTGCCGGTTATATTTGGTGTGCTGACTCCACAAAATCTTCAACAGGCAAAAGCCCGATCAGGTGGAGAGCATGGAAACAAAGGAGTAGAGGCGGCAGTTACAGCCATTAAAATGGCTTATCTGAAAAACAACAGTTAA
- a CDS encoding tetratricopeptide repeat protein, whose protein sequence is MSKAKQNEAKTFLDEEIDLRESYSKAEHYIRDNRNLVLGVLGAIAVIIAVLVGFNSIYLPGQEKNAQEDMFVAQRYFKTDSFNLALNGNGSYPGFLGIIDDYSGMTKSVKLAHYYAGVCYLNLGVFEEAVKHLSKVSTKDPLLNATAAGALGDAYSETGNMNKAIDSYKKAAKLSKDEFSAPLNLFKAGLALETQGDFKNAKILYEQIRSQYPESTQGREIDKYIARAEASQ, encoded by the coding sequence ATGTCGAAGGCCAAGCAGAATGAAGCAAAAACGTTTTTAGACGAAGAAATAGACCTGCGGGAATCGTACAGCAAAGCCGAACATTATATACGTGATAATCGCAACCTTGTTTTAGGTGTTTTAGGCGCTATTGCCGTTATTATAGCTGTGCTTGTTGGGTTTAACAGTATTTATCTACCCGGTCAGGAAAAAAATGCGCAGGAAGATATGTTTGTGGCGCAGCGCTATTTTAAAACAGATTCCTTTAATCTTGCCCTGAACGGGAATGGAAGCTATCCCGGATTTCTCGGAATTATTGATGATTACAGCGGGATGACCAAATCTGTAAAACTCGCCCATTATTATGCCGGAGTTTGTTACCTTAACTTAGGAGTTTTTGAAGAAGCTGTAAAGCACTTGTCTAAAGTCAGTACCAAAGACCCCCTTTTAAATGCAACGGCTGCAGGTGCTTTGGGTGATGCCTATTCCGAAACCGGAAATATGAACAAGGCTATTGACTCTTATAAAAAAGCAGCCAAACTAAGCAAAGACGAGTTTTCAGCTCCTCTAAACCTTTTCAAAGCCGGTCTCGCCTTAGAAACTCAGGGAGATTTCAAAAATGCAAAAATTCTATACGAACAAATCAGAAGCCAATATCCGGAAAGCACTCAAGGCCGTGAAATAGATAAATATATTGCCCGTGCTGAGGCCAGCCAATAA
- the dnaB gene encoding replicative DNA helicase, producing the protein MSDTPDNLKNLRTKTGSFNKNTDLSNFVFDKVPPQALDLEEVVLGGMMLDRDAVAEIIDVLKPESFYLEAHRHIYQAIYDLFGKAQPVDILTVTEQLRKNGKLEAVGGAYYVSKLTNRVATTANIEHHARIISEKFILRELIRTSTQIVQGAYEETTDVFDLLNVAEQSLFNITEQNLRRSYGTMNVLVAQAIKNLEKLKDHSEGLTGVPSGFMALDKLTAGWQKSDLIIVAARPAMGKTVFAMTVARNAAVDFKRPVAVFSLEMSKLQLVNRLISAETGLSSEKLRSGNLQSYEWIQLTSRIDKIAEAPIIIDDTPAINMFELRAKCRRFKMQHNIQLIIIDYLQLMSGSSADKKNVNREQEISNISRTLKTIAKELEVPVIALSQLSRAVETRGGDKRPQLADLRESGAIEQDADMVLFLYRPEYYHIDFDLENRPTKGVAEVIVAKHRNGPTDTVRLKFIPQNVKFENLALDMTQGNVVEPLGDIIFRSSRSDNEETNSFNDEDEVPF; encoded by the coding sequence ATGTCAGATACACCAGATAACCTCAAGAACCTGAGAACTAAAACAGGAAGTTTTAATAAAAATACCGACTTGTCGAACTTTGTATTTGATAAAGTTCCTCCACAAGCATTAGATTTGGAAGAAGTTGTTTTAGGAGGAATGATGTTGGATAGAGATGCCGTTGCTGAAATTATTGACGTTTTAAAACCAGAAAGTTTTTATCTGGAAGCTCATCGCCATATTTATCAAGCAATTTACGATTTATTCGGAAAAGCTCAACCGGTTGATATTCTGACTGTTACCGAACAACTTCGAAAAAATGGGAAACTGGAAGCAGTTGGCGGTGCCTATTATGTTTCCAAACTGACAAATCGAGTAGCAACAACGGCCAATATTGAACATCATGCCCGGATTATTTCGGAAAAATTTATCCTACGAGAACTAATCAGAACCTCAACACAGATAGTTCAAGGAGCTTATGAAGAAACAACTGATGTATTTGATTTGCTAAATGTTGCCGAGCAATCTTTGTTTAACATTACCGAGCAAAATCTGAGACGAAGCTATGGAACCATGAACGTATTGGTAGCTCAGGCAATCAAAAATCTCGAAAAATTAAAAGACCACTCCGAAGGATTAACCGGTGTTCCTTCAGGTTTTATGGCTTTAGACAAATTGACTGCCGGATGGCAAAAATCAGATTTAATTATTGTGGCTGCACGCCCAGCAATGGGTAAAACTGTATTTGCAATGACAGTTGCCCGAAATGCTGCTGTAGATTTCAAAAGACCGGTTGCTGTTTTTTCGCTCGAAATGTCAAAATTGCAATTGGTTAATCGTTTAATCTCGGCAGAAACCGGGCTTTCTTCCGAGAAGCTTCGAAGTGGTAACCTTCAATCTTATGAATGGATTCAGTTGACAAGCAGAATTGACAAAATTGCTGAAGCTCCAATTATTATTGATGACACACCGGCCATCAACATGTTTGAACTGAGAGCTAAATGTCGCCGGTTTAAAATGCAACACAACATTCAACTTATTATTATTGACTATCTGCAATTGATGAGCGGCAGCTCAGCAGATAAAAAAAACGTCAACCGTGAACAAGAGATCAGCAATATTTCAAGAACCCTTAAAACCATCGCCAAAGAATTAGAAGTTCCCGTAATTGCTTTATCTCAGTTAAGCAGGGCAGTAGAAACCCGAGGTGGTGATAAACGCCCTCAATTGGCAGACTTAAGAGAATCAGGAGCTATTGAACAAGATGCTGATATGGTGCTGTTTTTATACCGTCCTGAATATTATCATATTGATTTTGATCTGGAAAATCGCCCCACAAAAGGTGTGGCTGAAGTAATAGTGGCCAAACACAGAAACGGACCAACCGATACGGTCAGGCTGAAGTTTATTCCGCAAAATGTTAAGTTTGAAAATCTGGCACTCGACATGACCCAAGGAAATGTTGTTGAACCTTTGGGCGACATCATCTTCAGAAGTTCCCGTTCCGACAACGAAGAAACCAACTCTTTTAATGATGAGGATGAGGTGCCGTTCTAA
- a CDS encoding alpha/beta fold hydrolase has product MHLNFKKFGNSGEPLIILHGLFGMLDNWQTLALRFSGQFTVFTVDQRNHGKSFHTPDFNYQLLADDLYDFMRNHHLPSAHIIGHSMGGKTAMQFAVNNPEMVNKLIIVDIAPKEYPAGHDIIFEAFNSFDISQVSSRNEADELMRQLVPDFGTRQFLLKNLTRHKDGSYGWKCNLPSLKAHYLEILGNSLTPFDQFNKPTLFMKGSLSDNYITLPDDETFIIHFFPLASIETIPNAGHWIHAEQPEAFYNSAMRFLNDNQKSE; this is encoded by the coding sequence TTGCATTTAAATTTTAAAAAATTTGGAAACAGTGGGGAACCCCTCATCATATTGCACGGTCTTTTTGGCATGTTAGACAACTGGCAAACATTAGCCCTTAGGTTTTCCGGACAATTCACCGTTTTTACCGTTGATCAAAGAAATCACGGAAAATCTTTTCATACTCCTGACTTTAACTATCAACTTCTTGCAGATGATTTGTATGATTTTATGAGAAATCATCATCTACCCTCAGCGCATATTATCGGACATTCAATGGGCGGAAAAACCGCTATGCAATTTGCGGTTAATAATCCTGAAATGGTGAACAAACTTATTATTGTGGACATTGCTCCCAAAGAATATCCTGCAGGACATGATATAATATTTGAGGCTTTCAATTCATTCGACATTAGTCAGGTTAGTTCGAGAAACGAAGCAGACGAACTAATGAGGCAACTTGTTCCAGATTTTGGAACTCGTCAGTTTTTGCTTAAAAACTTGACCCGACATAAAGACGGCTCTTATGGATGGAAATGCAATCTTCCATCTTTAAAAGCACATTATCTTGAAATTCTTGGAAACAGTTTGACCCCTTTTGATCAATTCAACAAGCCCACACTGTTTATGAAAGGTAGCCTTTCGGACAACTATATAACTCTACCCGATGACGAAACTTTTATCATTCACTTTTTTCCTTTAGCATCCATAGAAACAATCCCTAATGCAGGACATTGGATTCATGCTGAACAACCGGAAGCTTTTTATAATTCAGCAATGAGGTTTTTGAATGATAATCAGAAAAGTGAATAA
- the hemF gene encoding oxygen-dependent coproporphyrinogen oxidase, with product MSLNKTDISNWFRDLQDKICYEIEDLNGRTRFMEDIWERKEGGGGITRIIQSERIIEKGGVNFSAVYGPLSDYLASALSVSKRQKFYATGVSIVLHAVSPLVPIIHMNVRYFELSDGTYWFGGGIDVTPHYVVPEDAKNFHQLLQQVCKRHDSKYYQKFKQWADDYFYIKHRGEMRGIGGIFFDNLTENKTHSKEKLFEFVKDVGNSFMTAYNYFINRYAGKPYSTTEKNWQYIRRSRYAEFNLIYDRGTKFGLESDGRIESILMSLPPTVKWLYNYSPTEGSREAETLSFLKQGIDWANYQL from the coding sequence ATGAGTCTAAATAAAACAGACATCAGCAATTGGTTCAGAGATCTTCAAGACAAAATTTGTTATGAAATAGAAGATTTAAACGGAAGAACTAGGTTTATGGAAGATATTTGGGAGCGAAAAGAAGGCGGAGGAGGAATCACTCGAATTATACAAAGTGAACGAATAATTGAAAAGGGTGGTGTCAATTTTTCTGCTGTTTATGGGCCGTTATCCGATTATCTTGCCTCTGCACTTTCAGTATCGAAAAGACAAAAGTTTTATGCTACCGGAGTTTCAATCGTTCTACATGCCGTTAGCCCATTAGTACCTATCATTCATATGAATGTTCGATATTTTGAGCTTTCAGACGGAACTTACTGGTTTGGAGGAGGAATTGATGTAACTCCTCATTATGTTGTTCCGGAAGATGCCAAAAATTTTCATCAGTTATTGCAACAAGTTTGTAAAAGGCACGATTCAAAGTATTATCAGAAGTTCAAACAATGGGCTGATGACTATTTTTATATTAAACATCGAGGAGAAATGAGAGGTATCGGGGGAATATTTTTTGATAATTTGACAGAAAACAAAACACATAGTAAAGAAAAGCTGTTTGAATTTGTAAAAGACGTTGGAAACTCATTTATGACCGCGTATAATTATTTTATTAACCGTTATGCAGGCAAACCTTACAGTACAACTGAAAAAAACTGGCAGTATATCAGGCGAAGCCGTTATGCTGAATTTAATCTGATATATGACAGAGGCACTAAATTTGGGCTGGAATCGGATGGTCGAATTGAATCAATTCTTATGAGTTTACCACCTACTGTAAAATGGTTATACAATTATTCACCAACCGAAGGATCAAGAGAGGCCGAAACCCTATCATTTTTGAAACAAGGTATTGATTGGGCGAATTATCAGCTTTAG